A section of the Citrobacter farmeri genome encodes:
- the mrdB gene encoding peptidoglycan glycosyltransferase MrdB (rod shape-determining protein RodA) → MTDNPNKKTFWDKIHIDPTMLLILLALLVYSSMVIWSASGQDIGMMERKVGQIAMGLVIMVVMAQIPPRVYEGWAPYLYIFCIILLVAVDAFGAISKGAQRWLDLGIVRFQPSEIAKIAVPLMVARFINRDVCPPSLKNTAIALVLIFMPTLLVAAQPDLGTSILVALSGLFVLFLSGLSWRLIGVAALLLAAFIPILWFFLMHDYQRQRVMMLLDPETDPLGAGYHIIQSKIAIGSGGLSGKGWLHGTQSQLEFLPERHTDFIFAVLAEELGLIGILILLALYILLIMRGLWIAAHAQTTFGRVMAGGLMLILFVYVFVNIGMVSGILPVVGVPLPLVSYGGSALIVLMAGFGIVMSIHTHRKMLSKSV, encoded by the coding sequence ATGACGGATAATCCGAACAAAAAAACATTCTGGGATAAAATCCATATCGATCCCACCATGTTACTGATTTTGCTGGCGCTGCTGGTTTACAGCTCAATGGTTATCTGGAGCGCAAGCGGCCAGGATATTGGCATGATGGAGCGTAAAGTCGGTCAGATTGCGATGGGCCTGGTGATTATGGTGGTCATGGCGCAGATCCCGCCCCGCGTCTATGAAGGCTGGGCGCCGTATCTCTATATTTTCTGTATTATTTTGCTGGTGGCGGTCGATGCCTTCGGAGCGATCTCTAAAGGTGCGCAGCGCTGGCTGGATCTCGGCATCGTACGTTTTCAGCCTTCTGAAATCGCCAAGATCGCGGTTCCTTTAATGGTCGCGCGCTTTATTAACCGCGACGTCTGCCCACCGTCCCTGAAGAACACAGCCATCGCGTTAGTGCTGATTTTTATGCCTACGCTGCTGGTGGCGGCGCAGCCTGATCTCGGAACGTCGATTCTGGTCGCCCTTTCCGGACTGTTCGTGTTGTTCCTCTCCGGCCTGAGCTGGCGTTTGATTGGTGTCGCGGCGTTGCTGCTTGCCGCATTTATCCCAATCCTGTGGTTCTTCCTGATGCATGATTATCAGCGTCAGCGAGTGATGATGCTGCTTGACCCGGAAACCGATCCGTTGGGTGCGGGTTACCACATCATTCAGTCTAAAATTGCGATTGGTTCCGGCGGCCTGAGCGGCAAGGGCTGGTTGCACGGCACCCAGTCGCAGCTCGAATTTTTGCCCGAACGCCATACCGACTTTATCTTCGCCGTACTGGCGGAGGAACTCGGTCTGATCGGGATATTGATCCTGCTGGCGCTCTACATTCTGCTGATTATGCGTGGCCTGTGGATTGCCGCCCACGCACAAACCACCTTTGGTCGCGTGATGGCCGGTGGACTAATGTTGATTTTATTCGTTTATGTCTTCGTTAATATTGGTATGGTGAGTGGGATTTTGCCTGTTGTAGGCGTTCCGCTTCCGTTGGTCAGTTACGGAGGCTCAGCACTGATCGTGTTGATGGCCGGGTTCGGGATTGTCATGTCGATCCACACCCACAGAAAAATGTTATCGAAAAGCGTGTAA